DNA from Geobacillus vulcani PSS1:
TATGGCGAAAAAGAGAGCCGGACGATGGGGCTTGATGATTTTATCTCTTCCCTGCGTGAGGAAGTCCGGCGAAAATAGAGAAACAAACACCCGTGAATTTCAACCTTCACGGGTGTTTTTGTTGGTTATATATCGTTTTTTCATGATCGGTCGAACCCCTAAGGCCTGAGTCGGGTCATGAAATGGGGGAAATGCCCCCTGATTTAGCAGCAGGCATGTTTCAGAGCGATTTCATGTGCCTCTATGGTTCGCTCGATATCTTTTTCATCGTGAACAATGGACATCGAATAACGGTTTAACGGTTTGATATATATCCCTGCTCTTAACAGTTCGTAATCAATTTTTTTTCGCAGCGCCATGTCTGCCTTCACCATATCCCGATAATTTTTGACGGGTTGGTCAGTGAAAATGATGTTGAAAATGCTCCCCATTCCAAGGGTTTGCATAGGGACGCCATAGGAATGATACAATGCTTCGAGTTCTTTTCGCAATGTCGTTGTATGATGGAACAGGGACTCCATTACTCCTTCACTCTTTAATACTTCAATTGTGGCTAACCCTGCCGCCAGTACGATCGGATGTCCGTTGTAAGTGCCGCTATGAAATAAAGTATGTTTAGCGGCATTTTCATGTTTTTTTACTGCGAAAAGATCTTGCCCTTGGTTCGGTGCGCTAATCAACATCAGTTCTCTTTTCCCACCCACAGCTCCTATCGGGAATCCTCCTCCAAGTACTTTTCCTAATGCTGTTAAATCCGGCTTCACTCCATATATTTCTTGTGCTCCGCCTAGAGAAACCCGGAATCCGGTTTTGACCTCATCAAAAATCAGTAGAATGCCAAGCTCATTCGTTAATTCACGAAGTTTTTGGATAAAATCGGGATCAGCTGGAATGAAACCGCCTTGGACTGGTTCAAGGATGACGGCAGCGACATCGTTTTGATGTTTGCGTAAAATGGCTTCGGTAGTCTCTATGTCATTAAACGGCAATATAACAGTGTTTTGAACATAATAATCTGGAATTCCAAGTGATTCAGGAACAGCATGGGGGCAAGTCAGTTCCCCTGCCTTATCTAGGTCGGGATTTACACTCAGCA
Protein-coding regions in this window:
- a CDS encoding aspartate aminotransferase family protein — protein: MTMSESENLLSHSTPKSAEYFRKACEWIPGGVTANIKYFAPHPIAMKKGKGSKLYDLDGNEYIDYLLSYGALILGHGHPEVLRAVESQIKESGTTTFGTPHELETIMAQTLVNLYPGIEMVRYTNSGLEATLLAIRIAMAYTGKTKLAKFEGHYHGSYDQVLLSVNPDLDKAGELTCPHAVPESLGIPDYYVQNTVILPFNDIETTEAILRKHQNDVAAVILEPVQGGFIPADPDFIQKLRELTNELGILLIFDEVKTGFRVSLGGAQEIYGVKPDLTALGKVLGGGFPIGAVGGKRELMLISAPNQGQDLFAVKKHENAAKHTLFHSGTYNGHPIVLAAGLATIEVLKSEGVMESLFHHTTTLRKELEALYHSYGVPMQTLGMGSIFNIIFTDQPVKNYRDMVKADMALRKKIDYELLRAGIYIKPLNRYSMSIVHDEKDIERTIEAHEIALKHACC